The Aspergillus oryzae RIB40 DNA, chromosome 5 genome segment GAGCTCAAGGAGTTCTTCAAGAACTACAAGGTGTAAGTCTTACACGTCGATTTACCCATTGCCTGTTTGTCAAGGTGTTCCTTTGTTTGGTCATAAGGTTTCTTGGCCTGCCGGTGTTGCaggccaaggagatcatcaaccCATCACGCTTCCGTAGTCTTCGACTACTACAGGAGCGTTCTCAGTTTCTCCTGTGAAGGGCTTGTTATAAATCAATTGCATGTCCACCACTGGTGAAGCGCCGTCCGGCTGTGCTTCGCATTACCAATAATAACATAAGCTAGATGCTAACAGATATCTGTTACAGTGAAAGTGTCTCCATCCCTGTGAACCCTCGTACCAACCGCCCTGTTGGATATGCCTTCGTGGATCTTGCTACTGCCCACGAGGCTACCTCTGCTATTGGTGAACTCTCTGGAAAGGAGATTCTCCAGCGCAAGGTTTCTGTTCAGCTGGCCCACAAGCCTGAGCCTGCCGAGGCCAAGGCCGAGGGTGCTGTAAGTGGCGGTGAGGGCGCCAGTGGCAATGAGGGCCGCAGGAGGACCGGAGGTCGTGGCCGTGGCCGCGGCCGCGGTCGCGGTCGTGGAGGTCGCCTCGGTCGTGGAGGCCGTGCTGTAAGTTCTCCAATGTCAGAATGAACGCTAGACCCTTGAGACACTAACTTCGTTCATAGCAGAACCAGCACCAGAATGGCCAGGCTGCTGCTCCCGCTGAGCCTACCAACGTCCCAGGTCAGGCCGCACCTCTGACTGAGACCACCAACCAGACTGAAGCTGCTGCTACCTCTGAGTCTGGTAAGCAGGCTGCTAAGCCTCGTGCCCGCCCCCAAAAGCAGCGCGGCCCCCCTGAGGATGGAATCCCTTCCAAGACCAAGGTCATGGTTGCCAACCTTCCTTATGATCTGAGTGAGGACAAGGTGTGTATACTTTGGTTGGTGTTTGAATTCGGTCGCTAATCCTTCCTACAGCTCAAGGAGATCTTCGCCGCCTACTCGCCCGTTTCTGCTAAGATCGCTCTGCGTCCCATTCCCCGCTTtatgatcaagaagctccaggCCCGCAACGAGCGCCGCAAGGGCCGTGGCTTTGGCTTCGTTACTCTT includes the following:
- a CDS encoding uncharacterized protein (predicted protein); the protein is MLTDICYSESVSIPVNPRTNRPVGYAFVDLATAHEATSAIGELSGKEILQRKVSVQLAHKPEPAEAKAEGAVSGGEGASGNEGRRRTGGRGRGRGRGRGRGGRLGRGGRAQNQHQNGQAAAPAEPTNVPGQAAPLTETTNQTEAAATSESGKQAAKPRARPQKQRGPPEDGIPSKTKVMVANLPYDLSEDKQPFSL